One Deltaproteobacteria bacterium genomic window carries:
- the corA gene encoding magnesium/cobalt transporter CorA, which produces MGRWQEMRKFTKXXXMEKARIRIIDFDQERIEEIEAESVEDCFPFAERPTVTWINIDGLHDVAVIEKIGKHFDVHPLVLEDILNTGQRPKVEEFEHYIYVVLKMFFIDREKVETHAEQLSLILGPNYLISFQERIGDVFEPVRERLRKGKGRVRKSGSDYLGYALLDAVVDNYFGILELFGEKIEGIEEELVSDPTPSTLQTIHALKRELLFMRKSIWPLREAIGSLEHGESDLIREGTRVYLGDVRDHAVQVMDTIETFRDMVSGMLDIYLSSVSNRMNEVMKILTLIATLFIPLSFFAGVYGMNFEFMPELKWRFGYPLFWVVVVSVAVGMGLYFRRRKWI; this is translated from the coding sequence ATGGGGAGGTGGCAGGAGATGCGGAAATTTACCAAGAANNNNNNAATGGAGAAGGCCAGGATCAGGATAATAGATTTCGACCAGGAGCGCATCGAGGAAATAGAGGCAGAGTCGGTTGAAGATTGCTTTCCCTTTGCCGAAAGGCCGACGGTTACCTGGATCAATATAGACGGGCTCCACGATGTGGCCGTCATCGAAAAGATAGGGAAACACTTCGATGTCCATCCCCTCGTCCTCGAAGATATCCTCAACACGGGCCAGCGGCCCAAGGTTGAAGAATTCGAGCACTATATCTACGTCGTTTTGAAGATGTTTTTCATAGACAGGGAGAAGGTGGAAACCCACGCCGAGCAGCTCAGCCTCATCCTGGGCCCGAACTACCTGATCTCCTTCCAGGAGAGGATTGGAGACGTATTCGAACCGGTCCGGGAACGGTTGCGCAAGGGGAAAGGGCGCGTGCGGAAGAGCGGGTCCGACTACCTCGGTTATGCGCTCCTGGATGCGGTCGTCGATAATTACTTCGGCATCCTGGAGCTGTTTGGCGAAAAGATCGAAGGAATCGAGGAGGAGCTGGTATCGGACCCGACTCCATCCACGCTTCAGACGATTCATGCTTTGAAGAGGGAGCTGCTGTTCATGCGAAAGTCGATCTGGCCGCTGAGAGAGGCGATCGGAAGCCTCGAACACGGGGAATCGGACCTCATCCGGGAAGGAACGCGAGTTTACCTCGGGGATGTGCGCGACCACGCCGTCCAGGTGATGGACACTATCGAGACCTTCCGGGACATGGTTTCTGGAATGCTCGACATCTACCTTTCGAGCGTGAGCAACAGGATGAACGAGGTCATGAAGATCCTGACGCTGATTGCCACCCTGTTCATTCCCCTGTCATTTTTCGCGGGAGTGTACGGGATGAACTTTGAGTTCATGCCCGAACTGAAATGGAGGTTCGGATACCCCCTCTTCTGGGTCGTCGTGGTGTCGGTGGCGGTAGGGATGGGCCTCTACTTCAGGAGAAGGAAGTGGATCTGA
- a CDS encoding AAA family ATPase encodes MEKKKNILITGPPGVGKTTIALKVWRELEGLAPAGFITGEIREGGVRKGFSLLGLDGSRGTLAHVDIISPFRVGKYRVDVKGFDGFLEKLSLPEQVSPLLIIDEVGKMECFSRIFTKQVLGILEDGSKVVVATVAMRGAGLIADLKERDDVSLFSVSKRNRDTVFPLVLSAVRAALGPP; translated from the coding sequence ATGGAGAAAAAGAAAAATATTCTCATCACGGGCCCTCCGGGTGTCGGGAAGACCACGATTGCCCTGAAGGTCTGGCGTGAACTGGAAGGCCTCGCGCCGGCCGGTTTCATCACCGGCGAGATACGGGAAGGGGGCGTGCGGAAGGGTTTTTCCCTGCTCGGTCTCGACGGGAGCAGGGGGACTCTCGCCCACGTGGATATCATTAGCCCCTTCAGGGTCGGAAAGTACCGGGTAGACGTGAAAGGGTTCGATGGGTTTCTCGAAAAGCTCTCCCTGCCCGAGCAGGTATCCCCGCTTCTTATCATAGATGAGGTCGGCAAAATGGAGTGCTTTTCCCGCATCTTTACGAAACAGGTCCTCGGGATCCTCGAGGACGGGAGCAAGGTCGTCGTCGCCACCGTTGCCATGCGGGGGGCGGGGCTTATCGCCGACCTGAAGGAGAGGGACGATGTGAGCCTCTTTTCGGTGAGCAAGCGCAACAGGGATACAGTTTTTCCCCTCGTCCTTTCGGCGGTGCGTGCCGCCCTCGGTCCCCCTTAG
- a CDS encoding permease encodes MLLPTIFMAVIALGLILVGFKRGQGEHVAGLRTSAHLLFEILPLLFFAFVVAGMVQVLLPGELVSKWVGAESGFRGIVIGTIAGGLAPGGPYVSLPLAAALLHSGASMGTAVAFVTGWSLWAVARLPMEVGIMGWKFTAVRLASTFLLPPVAGAIAHLFFSGVK; translated from the coding sequence ATGCTTCTGCCGACGATATTCATGGCTGTAATCGCCCTGGGGCTTATCCTGGTCGGGTTCAAACGGGGCCAGGGAGAGCACGTTGCCGGGCTCAGGACGTCTGCTCACCTGCTTTTTGAGATACTTCCTCTTCTTTTTTTCGCTTTTGTCGTGGCCGGCATGGTCCAGGTCCTTCTCCCCGGAGAACTCGTATCGAAGTGGGTCGGTGCGGAGTCGGGTTTCCGTGGCATTGTTATCGGTACGATTGCGGGGGGGCTTGCCCCCGGAGGCCCGTACGTGAGCCTCCCCCTTGCCGCTGCGCTCCTGCACTCCGGTGCGAGCATGGGAACGGCCGTTGCCTTCGTCACCGGGTGGTCCCTGTGGGCCGTTGCCCGGCTGCCGATGGAGGTGGGGATCATGGGTTGGAAGTTCACCGCCGTCCGCCTGGCAAGCACGTTCCTGCTTCCTCCCGTTGCCGGCGCCATTGCCCATCTCTTTTTTTCGGGGGTCAAGTAG
- a CDS encoding aldehyde dehydrogenase family protein has product MTYDERLERVSLLSRALEKNRDTLVSMAVRSLRFTASDCMNEVDVTVERLRMYDGARAFLEGRVPLAGPGSRVALMLSYNGSAWLNTAITSLYMVGNRVTVKFSSRGSDIMGLTESMYRPIFGDDITFYGGSGRSFIEGSLKDPDISSIAVFGYDENMLPYREAVERRGKKFIFEGPGQDPFIVFSDADLSLALGDLMTSKFSYSGQTCTAPKRIFI; this is encoded by the coding sequence ATGACCTACGATGAGAGGCTGGAGAGGGTTTCGTTGCTTTCCCGCGCTCTCGAGAAAAACCGTGATACGCTCGTTTCGATGGCAGTCAGAAGTCTCCGGTTTACCGCCAGCGACTGCATGAACGAGGTCGATGTCACCGTCGAACGCCTGAGGATGTACGACGGGGCGAGGGCATTTCTCGAGGGCAGGGTCCCCCTTGCGGGGCCGGGGTCGCGCGTGGCCCTCATGCTGTCGTACAACGGCAGCGCCTGGCTGAACACGGCCATAACCTCCCTGTACATGGTCGGGAACAGGGTTACCGTGAAGTTTTCCTCGAGGGGCTCAGATATCATGGGTCTTACGGAATCGATGTACCGGCCCATTTTCGGGGATGATATCACCTTCTACGGGGGGAGCGGCAGATCCTTCATCGAAGGTTCCCTGAAAGACCCCGATATCTCCTCCATCGCGGTTTTCGGATACGACGAGAACATGCTCCCTTACCGGGAAGCGGTCGAAAGGAGGGGGAAAAAATTCATCTTCGAGGGGCCGGGGCAGGACCCCTTCATCGTATTTTCCGATGCCGACCTCTCCCTTGCCCTCGGCGACCTCATGACGTCGAAGTTTTCCTATTCGGGCCAGACCTGCACCGCACCGAAGAGAATATTCATTCA
- a CDS encoding DUF1122 domain-containing protein yields MKNDGDLKKRLEAFRLKGYSLHVGEGKQLRLSGWRGIKLYLGDAAGNLSDRPVIEGIFSWGNRGKIQPWMDLIYTEAVSLTGKGDGEGATLRLDDAAIDGELFRHLGGLIPRGGHLMVSYEGTDPVHRDTLRGLYAQVPPAATPLGFLLFNAGFEYIKDWYLAEGGNEGPRKLWAEKAPDDGWKMHFLKKTEDALVLFLKRGLETEHRDLNSAGRERAEKILRAMRGPKGS; encoded by the coding sequence ATGAAAAACGACGGGGATCTGAAAAAAAGGCTGGAGGCGTTTCGCCTGAAGGGTTACTCCCTTCACGTCGGCGAGGGGAAACAGCTCAGGCTCAGCGGCTGGAGGGGGATAAAGCTCTACCTCGGGGACGCCGCGGGAAACCTCTCCGACAGGCCTGTCATAGAAGGGATTTTCAGCTGGGGGAACAGGGGTAAAATTCAACCGTGGATGGATCTGATTTACACGGAGGCGGTGAGCCTGACGGGAAAGGGGGACGGAGAGGGTGCCACCCTGAGGCTCGACGACGCGGCCATCGACGGGGAACTCTTCCGGCACCTCGGCGGCCTCATACCGCGGGGGGGACACCTCATGGTTTCATACGAGGGCACAGACCCCGTCCACAGGGATACCCTGAGGGGGCTCTATGCGCAGGTCCCGCCTGCCGCGACGCCCCTCGGCTTTCTCCTCTTCAACGCCGGCTTCGAATACATCAAGGACTGGTACCTCGCCGAAGGGGGAAACGAGGGACCCCGGAAGCTCTGGGCGGAAAAAGCGCCCGACGACGGGTGGAAAATGCATTTTCTCAAAAAAACCGAGGATGCACTCGTTTTGTTCCTGAAAAGAGGCCTCGAGACCGAGCACCGGGACCTTAACAGCGCGGGAAGGGAGCGGGCAGAGAAAATCCTCCGGGCCATGCGGGGACCGAAGGGATCCTGA
- a CDS encoding DUF2867 domain-containing protein: protein MVEKNIQKTVDNPVLVLGATGYVGNRLVPFLAKRGYRVRAAARSIDRLSERPFASHPGVELAAADVFDRESLEKACRGCGAVYYLVHSMNPEAGDFSDADRRAAENMVRAAEKAGVGRIIYLGGLGDESPDLSTHLRSRAEVGKILQSGSVPVTYLRAAMIIGSGSASFEILRYLVDRLPLMITPRWVSTQSQPIAVSNVLTYLAGCLENPETKGRTFDIGGPDILTYHKLMEIYAQEAKLPRRFIIPVPVLTPRLSSYWIHLVTPVPAALARPLAEGLKNPTVCREETIRKLIPQSLLTCRSAIRKSLAFSHHDLRSGEDEDFPPDFPAEGTHPGDPAWAGGTRFHDYQRIVIEGKPEDIWDPVERIGGRSGWYYANWLWRFRGLIDRIIGGAGLSRGRRSETTLKRGDRVDFWTVAAIDPRRELRLVAEMILPGCAMLDFSIKQLGPGNTELQQRSWFVPSGQAGILYWYLLYPFHRIIFSGMLREIARRSEKAVVRGPEFFRVGT from the coding sequence ATGGTGGAAAAAAACATCCAAAAAACCGTAGACAATCCCGTTCTCGTTCTCGGTGCAACGGGGTACGTGGGAAACCGTCTCGTGCCATTTCTGGCAAAGAGGGGGTACCGCGTTCGCGCGGCGGCCCGCTCGATAGACAGGCTTTCGGAGCGCCCTTTCGCGTCCCACCCGGGCGTCGAGCTGGCGGCCGCAGATGTCTTCGACAGAGAATCACTGGAAAAAGCGTGCCGGGGATGCGGCGCCGTCTACTACCTGGTCCACTCGATGAACCCCGAGGCAGGCGATTTTTCAGACGCCGACCGGAGAGCAGCGGAAAACATGGTCCGTGCGGCAGAAAAAGCGGGCGTAGGCCGGATAATCTACCTCGGCGGTCTCGGCGATGAGAGCCCCGATCTGAGCACCCACCTTCGGTCGAGGGCCGAAGTGGGGAAGATCCTTCAGTCGGGCAGCGTGCCCGTAACCTATCTGCGCGCCGCGATGATAATCGGGTCGGGCAGCGCCTCCTTTGAAATTTTGCGGTATCTCGTGGACCGGCTTCCCCTGATGATCACGCCGCGCTGGGTGAGCACGCAATCCCAGCCCATAGCCGTCAGCAACGTTCTCACCTACCTGGCGGGCTGCCTCGAGAATCCCGAGACCAAGGGGCGCACTTTCGACATAGGGGGCCCCGACATCCTCACCTACCACAAACTGATGGAAATATACGCACAGGAAGCCAAACTTCCCAGGCGCTTCATTATCCCCGTACCCGTTCTGACACCCCGTCTCAGCTCATACTGGATCCATCTCGTAACGCCGGTACCCGCCGCACTTGCCCGGCCCCTCGCGGAAGGGCTGAAAAACCCCACCGTCTGCAGGGAGGAGACGATCCGGAAACTGATACCCCAGAGCCTTCTGACCTGTCGAAGCGCTATCAGAAAATCCCTCGCCTTCTCACACCACGACCTGAGAAGCGGGGAGGATGAGGATTTTCCCCCCGATTTTCCCGCTGAAGGGACCCACCCCGGGGACCCCGCGTGGGCGGGGGGTACGAGGTTCCATGACTACCAGCGAATAGTCATCGAGGGAAAACCGGAGGACATCTGGGACCCCGTTGAGCGTATCGGGGGAAGATCGGGCTGGTACTACGCAAACTGGCTCTGGCGCTTTCGGGGATTGATCGACAGGATAATCGGCGGAGCGGGACTTTCCCGGGGGCGGAGAAGCGAGACCACCTTGAAACGCGGGGACAGGGTCGACTTCTGGACGGTTGCGGCCATCGACCCCCGGAGAGAGCTCCGGCTGGTCGCCGAGATGATACTGCCGGGCTGCGCAATGCTCGATTTCAGCATCAAGCAGCTCGGGCCGGGGAACACGGAGCTGCAGCAGAGATCATGGTTCGTCCCGAGCGGCCAGGCAGGCATCCTCTACTGGTACCTGCTCTACCCCTTTCACCGCATCATCTTTTCGGGTATGCTGAGAGAGATTGCCAGGCGCTCCGAAAAGGCCGTTGTCCGCGGCCCGGAATTTTTCAGGGTGGGAACCTAA
- a CDS encoding inorganic diphosphatase, with translation MSVNESEVSGETRVEVMIEIPKGSRNKYEYDKESRRIRFDRMLFSAVHYPSDYGFIMETHALDGDPLDALVLVWEPTFPGCIIEAKPVGLFRMHDEKGPDEKILCVPLFDPLWNHIENLADVNPHLLKEIEHFFSIYKDLEQKKTGIYGWEDRDSAVRCIDEARIRYREKKG, from the coding sequence ATGTCGGTCAACGAAAGCGAAGTGAGCGGGGAAACCCGGGTGGAGGTGATGATAGAGATCCCGAAAGGGAGCAGGAACAAGTACGAGTACGACAAGGAGTCAAGGAGGATCCGGTTCGACCGCATGCTCTTTTCCGCCGTCCACTACCCGAGCGATTACGGTTTCATCATGGAGACCCACGCCCTGGACGGCGACCCCCTGGACGCCCTCGTGCTCGTGTGGGAACCGACATTTCCGGGATGTATCATCGAGGCAAAACCGGTTGGCCTCTTCAGGATGCACGATGAGAAGGGCCCCGACGAAAAGATCCTGTGTGTCCCCCTTTTCGATCCCCTCTGGAACCACATCGAGAACCTGGCGGATGTGAACCCTCACCTCCTGAAGGAAATAGAGCACTTCTTCTCCATTTACAAGGACCTGGAACAGAAAAAGACCGGTATCTACGGGTGGGAGGACCGGGACTCGGCGGTGAGATGCATCGATGAGGCAAGGATCCGTTACCGGGAAAAGAAAGGGTGA
- a CDS encoding aldehyde dehydrogenase family protein, with amino-acid sequence GATIISGGRIEGNLIYPTVVRDAADHMLGMREEVFGPVAFTTPFDTKDEVLKRAKDHKYGLRAAVFGGGEAEEVARTLKGGDYCHPVPDYTFGSFGTIALNQTRAESWRGAFVVKAVGGYGYSGWIWETADGRFRMKQGPKLLSLETSREP; translated from the coding sequence GGGAGCGACGATTATCTCGGGAGGAAGGATCGAGGGAAACCTCATTTACCCGACCGTGGTGAGGGATGCGGCGGATCACATGCTGGGAATGCGGGAGGAGGTGTTCGGGCCCGTCGCGTTCACCACCCCCTTCGATACGAAGGATGAGGTGCTGAAAAGGGCGAAAGACCACAAGTACGGGCTCAGGGCGGCTGTCTTCGGCGGCGGCGAGGCGGAGGAGGTTGCCCGTACCCTGAAGGGCGGAGACTACTGCCACCCCGTGCCGGATTACACCTTCGGCAGCTTCGGGACGATTGCGCTGAACCAGACCAGGGCCGAGTCCTGGAGAGGCGCCTTCGTCGTGAAAGCCGTGGGGGGGTACGGCTATTCGGGCTGGATATGGGAGACGGCTGACGGCAGGTTCCGGATGAAGCAGGGGCCGAAGCTGTTGAGCCTGGAGACCTCCAGGGAGCCCTGA
- a CDS encoding hemerythrin domain-containing protein — MEHAELAQELVNDFRDQHRKICAMLIKLEGSLKAKNVRDAREILGKINNMSGPHIRFEEECFYPELKRIMGDYIDRFYMENDMLIHTVRSFFSLLEKGTLTDQEVFQSVDAVRMLLVHVCNSEGLLVLCEMLEKKVIERLTEKSDACKKDGVPMLKWADTMREVRRVA; from the coding sequence ATGGAACATGCCGAATTAGCACAAGAACTCGTGAATGATTTCCGGGACCAGCACAGAAAGATCTGTGCCATGCTCATCAAGCTCGAAGGGTCTCTCAAGGCAAAAAATGTGCGGGATGCACGCGAGATCCTGGGAAAAATAAACAACATGTCCGGGCCGCATATCCGGTTTGAGGAGGAGTGTTTCTACCCCGAGCTGAAAAGGATCATGGGTGACTACATAGACCGTTTCTACATGGAGAACGACATGCTGATCCACACGGTCCGCTCTTTCTTCTCCCTCCTGGAGAAGGGAACGCTGACCGACCAGGAGGTATTCCAGTCTGTCGACGCCGTGAGAATGCTTCTCGTCCACGTCTGCAATTCGGAGGGGCTCCTGGTTTTGTGCGAGATGCTGGAGAAAAAGGTAATAGAGAGGTTGACGGAAAAGAGCGATGCCTGCAAAAAAGACGGTGTTCCCATGCTCAAGTGGGCCGACACGATGCGGGAAGTAAGGAGAGTCGCGTGA
- a CDS encoding DUF1722 domain-containing protein, with amino-acid sequence MEKRVKIGISTCLLGERVRYDGNHQLDRFLTDTLGNYVDYVPVCPEVEAGFPTPRESFRLIGDPGSPRLVTTKTGIDHTERMLGWARKRITGLGGEGLCGFIFKSKSPSSGMRQIKVYDQNGVPSKTGTGIFARAFMDTFPLIPVEDDGRLHDPRIRENFIERIFTLMRWREAVSQKMNRGTLVSFHTRHKLLLLSHSHNHYRTAGKLVARAKEVPLSELYARYQELLMDAMRLMTTNRKNANVLQHIMGYFKKVLTKDEKQELLEIIQLYRDGTYPLVVPITLVNHYVRKYDEPYLKTQYFLNPHPLELKLRNHV; translated from the coding sequence ATGGAAAAGAGGGTGAAAATAGGTATCAGCACCTGCCTTCTCGGGGAACGGGTCCGCTATGACGGCAACCACCAGCTCGACCGCTTCCTCACGGACACACTCGGCAATTACGTGGACTACGTGCCCGTCTGCCCCGAGGTGGAAGCGGGATTTCCGACGCCGAGGGAATCCTTCCGCCTCATCGGGGATCCGGGTTCCCCGCGCCTCGTGACCACGAAGACGGGCATAGACCACACGGAGAGAATGCTCGGGTGGGCGAGGAAACGCATAACAGGGCTCGGCGGGGAGGGGCTCTGCGGATTCATATTCAAGAGCAAGTCCCCGAGCAGCGGGATGCGGCAGATAAAGGTCTATGACCAAAACGGCGTCCCCAGTAAAACGGGAACCGGCATTTTCGCGCGGGCATTCATGGACACCTTCCCCCTCATACCGGTGGAAGATGACGGGCGGCTCCACGATCCCCGGATCAGGGAGAACTTCATCGAGCGCATCTTCACCCTCATGAGATGGCGGGAGGCAGTTTCTCAAAAGATGAACAGGGGCACGCTCGTTTCGTTCCACACACGGCACAAGCTCCTTCTCCTCTCCCACAGCCACAATCATTACCGGACCGCGGGGAAGCTCGTGGCGCGGGCGAAGGAGGTGCCGCTATCCGAGCTCTACGCCAGATACCAGGAACTCCTCATGGATGCCATGAGGCTGATGACTACGAATCGCAAGAATGCAAACGTGCTCCAGCACATAATGGGGTACTTCAAAAAAGTTCTCACGAAAGACGAGAAGCAGGAGCTTCTGGAGATAATCCAGCTTTACCGCGACGGCACCTACCCGCTGGTCGTCCCCATAACGCTGGTCAACCATTACGTGCGCAAATATGACGAGCCCTACCTGAAAACACAGTACTTTTTGAACCCGCACCCCCTGGAACTGAAGCTGAGAAACCACGTTTAG
- a CDS encoding acetolactate synthase large subunit has protein sequence MPDTLHRVKASDLFVEALENEGVRYIFGVPGEENLDFMESLRKSRIEFIVTRHEQAAGFMAATWGRLTGQTGVCLSTVGPGATNFLTAAAFAQLAGIPMLMITGQKPVKKSKQGDFQIVDTIEMMNPVTKFNKQIISGNAIPALVREAFRSAEEERPGAVHLELPEDISTESADARPLAVRAARRPAADAKASAQAVAMIEGAEHPLLLIGAGANRRMISNMLMGFVEKTGIPFLNTQMGKGVIDETHPLFLGTAALSDDDFIHCAIDRADLIINVCHDIVEKPPFIMHQSGTEVIHVNFFSARVNEIYFPQLEVVGDVANAIWQLKEAIEKQEHWDFSYFLRIKGLLESHIEEKASDEGFPPLPQRIVADVREVMPDNGIVVLDNGMYKIWFARNYKASQPNTLILDNALASMGGGLPAAMATRLVHPGRKILAIVGDGGFMMNSQELETAVRMKLNLVILLLNDNGYGMIHWKQRGMGFEDFGLFFGNPDFVKYAESYGARGHRIEKTAELGPLLSRCLNEEGIHLIESPIDYGENDRVFNRELKEMVCPL, from the coding sequence ATGCCTGATACATTGCACAGGGTAAAAGCATCCGACCTCTTCGTCGAGGCGCTGGAGAACGAAGGGGTGCGATACATCTTCGGCGTCCCGGGCGAAGAGAACCTGGATTTCATGGAGTCTTTGAGAAAATCCCGCATAGAGTTCATCGTCACGCGCCACGAGCAGGCAGCCGGCTTCATGGCGGCAACCTGGGGGAGGCTCACGGGTCAGACGGGGGTCTGCCTCTCCACGGTGGGTCCCGGGGCGACGAACTTCCTGACGGCGGCTGCCTTCGCGCAGCTCGCAGGGATCCCCATGCTCATGATAACGGGCCAGAAGCCCGTGAAGAAGAGCAAGCAGGGGGACTTTCAGATCGTTGACACCATCGAGATGATGAATCCCGTGACCAAGTTCAACAAGCAGATCATAAGCGGAAACGCTATCCCGGCCCTCGTGCGGGAAGCATTCCGGAGCGCGGAAGAGGAGAGGCCCGGCGCCGTCCACCTCGAGCTTCCCGAGGATATCTCAACCGAGTCGGCAGACGCGCGCCCCCTGGCCGTTCGGGCCGCAAGAAGGCCCGCAGCGGACGCCAAGGCCTCGGCCCAGGCCGTCGCCATGATCGAGGGGGCAGAGCATCCCCTCCTGCTGATCGGCGCAGGGGCGAACAGGAGGATGATATCGAACATGCTCATGGGGTTCGTGGAGAAGACAGGAATACCCTTTTTGAACACCCAGATGGGTAAGGGCGTCATCGATGAGACCCACCCTCTCTTTCTCGGAACGGCGGCCCTCTCCGACGACGACTTCATACACTGCGCCATCGACCGGGCGGATCTGATCATCAACGTGTGCCACGACATCGTCGAAAAACCGCCCTTCATCATGCACCAGAGCGGCACGGAGGTCATCCACGTCAACTTTTTCTCCGCACGGGTCAACGAGATCTACTTTCCCCAGCTCGAGGTGGTGGGTGACGTTGCAAACGCAATCTGGCAGCTGAAAGAGGCGATCGAGAAACAGGAACACTGGGATTTTTCCTACTTCCTGAGGATAAAGGGTCTGCTCGAGAGCCACATCGAGGAAAAAGCCTCCGACGAAGGGTTCCCTCCCCTGCCCCAGAGAATCGTGGCCGACGTGCGGGAGGTGATGCCCGACAACGGGATCGTGGTCCTGGACAACGGGATGTACAAAATCTGGTTTGCCAGGAACTACAAGGCCAGCCAGCCGAACACGCTCATCCTGGACAACGCGCTGGCCTCGATGGGGGGCGGGCTGCCCGCTGCAATGGCCACACGCCTGGTCCACCCCGGCCGGAAGATCCTGGCAATCGTCGGGGACGGGGGGTTCATGATGAACTCCCAGGAGCTGGAAACCGCGGTGAGGATGAAGCTGAACCTCGTCATTCTCCTCTTAAACGACAACGGTTACGGAATGATCCACTGGAAGCAGCGGGGGATGGGCTTCGAGGATTTCGGACTCTTTTTCGGGAACCCCGATTTCGTCAAATACGCCGAAAGTTACGGCGCACGGGGACACCGCATCGAAAAAACCGCCGAATTGGGTCCCCTCCTTTCCCGGTGCCTGAACGAGGAGGGAATCCACCTCATCGAATCCCCCATCGATTACGGGGAAAACGACCGGGTCTTCAACAGAGAGCTGAAAGAGATGGTCTGTCCGCTATGA
- a CDS encoding deoxyribodipyrimidine photolyase yields MIQRERIKILKDTAPKKGAYVLYWMQASQREECNHALEYAIKVANEYGLPPLVFFGITDDYPEANERHYGFMLEGLKEVKSSLEKRGIKLVLRHLSPETGAEELARRASVIVVDRGYTRLQRSWRERLAARADCPVIQVESDVVVPVEDASPKEEYSAATLRPKISRKLEKYLVPLKKTPVKRESSHMRFAAFSIGDTETALSRLQIDRSVRWRQVPYRGGTARAKKLLEDFIENKLDRYHDLRNDPTRDATSHMSPYLHFGQISPLYVALKVDSRKSPGKAAYLEELIVRRELGINFVRYNGHYDSFEGIPNWCRKTLREHERDERGFAYSREELEEGRTHDPYWNAAQKEMVLTGKMHGYMRMYWGKKILEWTKKPEEAFAIALFLNNRYEIDGRDPGGFTGVAWCFGKHDRPWGKRPIFGTIRYMNDKGLRRKFDADGYVKKIEQMRP; encoded by the coding sequence ATGATCCAGCGGGAACGGATAAAGATCCTCAAAGACACCGCTCCAAAGAAGGGGGCGTACGTCCTCTACTGGATGCAGGCCTCGCAGAGGGAGGAGTGCAACCACGCGCTGGAATACGCGATCAAAGTGGCAAACGAGTACGGCCTCCCCCCCCTGGTATTTTTCGGCATCACCGATGACTACCCCGAGGCCAACGAGCGGCACTACGGGTTCATGCTGGAGGGGCTGAAAGAGGTTAAATCCTCACTGGAAAAGCGGGGTATCAAGCTGGTCCTTCGCCACCTTTCCCCAGAAACGGGGGCCGAGGAGCTTGCCCGGCGCGCATCGGTTATCGTCGTAGACCGTGGCTACACGAGGCTGCAGCGGTCGTGGCGGGAACGGCTCGCGGCGCGCGCGGACTGCCCCGTGATACAGGTGGAGAGCGACGTGGTCGTACCCGTCGAGGATGCTTCCCCGAAGGAAGAGTACAGCGCCGCCACGCTGAGGCCGAAAATCAGCCGGAAGCTCGAGAAATACCTCGTCCCCCTCAAAAAGACCCCGGTGAAGAGGGAGTCGTCCCACATGAGGTTTGCGGCTTTTTCGATAGGCGATACGGAGACGGCGCTCTCCCGGCTGCAGATAGACAGGAGCGTGCGGTGGCGACAGGTCCCCTACCGGGGGGGAACGGCCCGCGCGAAAAAACTCCTCGAGGATTTTATCGAGAACAAGCTCGACCGGTACCACGACCTGAGAAACGACCCCACCCGGGACGCAACCTCACACATGAGCCCCTATCTGCACTTCGGCCAGATATCGCCGCTGTACGTTGCCCTCAAAGTGGATTCGCGCAAGAGCCCGGGCAAGGCGGCCTACCTGGAGGAGCTCATCGTCCGCAGGGAGCTGGGAATAAATTTCGTCCGGTACAACGGACACTATGACAGCTTCGAAGGGATCCCGAACTGGTGCAGAAAAACCCTCAGGGAACACGAAAGGGACGAAAGGGGGTTCGCCTACAGCCGCGAGGAGCTCGAGGAGGGAAGGACCCACGACCCCTACTGGAACGCCGCCCAGAAAGAGATGGTCCTCACGGGGAAGATGCACGGATATATGCGGATGTACTGGGGAAAAAAGATACTGGAGTGGACGAAGAAACCGGAGGAGGCCTTCGCCATTGCCCTTTTCCTGAACAACCGGTATGAAATAGACGGAAGGGATCCGGGGGGGTTTACCGGCGTCGCCTGGTGCTTCGGAAAGCACGACAGGCCCTGGGGCAAGCGTCCCATCTTCGGAACGATACGCTACATGAACGACAAAGGGCTCAGGCGGAAGTTCGACGCCGACGGGTACGTGAAAAAAATTGAGCAGATGCGCCCGTGA